A region of Procambarus clarkii isolate CNS0578487 chromosome 48, FALCON_Pclarkii_2.0, whole genome shotgun sequence DNA encodes the following proteins:
- the LOC123753602 gene encoding adhesive plaque matrix protein-like: MDFTQKFYQTYLQSFESTIWYNYPRFMRYPPTLRYPPTLRYPPTLRYPPTLRYPPTLRYPPTLRYPPTLRYPPTFRYPPTFRYPPTLRYPPTFRYPPTLRYPSTLRYPPTLKYLPTLRYSPTLRYPPTLRYPPTLRYPSTLRYSPTLRYPPTLRYPPTLRYPPTFKYPPTLRYPPTLRYPPTLRYSPTLRYSSTLRYSPTLRYPSTLRYPSTLKYLPTLRSMVPMSELSKRCTFHTSVL, encoded by the coding sequence ATGGATTTTACTCAGAAGTTCTATCAGACTTATTTACAGAGTTTTGAAAGCACCATTTGGTACAACTATCCAAGATTTATGAGATACCCGCCCACACTCAGATACCCGCCGACACTCAGATACCCGCCCACACTCAGATACCCGCCCACACTCAGATACCCGCCCACACTCAGATACCCGCCCACACTCAGATACCCGCCCACACTCAGATACCCGCCCACATTCAGATACCCGCCCACATTCAGATACCCGCCCACACTCAGATACCCGCCCACATTCAGATACCCGCCCACACTCAGATACCCATCCACACTCAGATACCCGCCGACACTCAAATATCTACCCACACTCAGATACTCGCCCACACTCAGATACCCGCCCACACTCAGATACCCGCCCACACTCAGATACCCATCCACACTCAGATACTCGCCCACACTCAGATACCCGCCCACACTCAGATACCCGCCCACACTCAGATACCCGCCCACATTCAAATACCCGCCCACACTCAGATACCCGCCCACACTCAGATACCCGCCCACACTCAGATACTCGCCCACACTCAGATACTCATCCACACTCAGATACTCGCCCACACTCAGATACCCATCCACACTCAGATACCCATCCACACTCAAATATCTGCCCACACTCAgatctatggtgccaatgtcagaattgtcaaaaagaTGTACCTTTCATACATCagttctttag